In Dryocola sp. LX212, the genomic stretch TTGTGGAAAACGCGCTGGCTATCTACGGCGCGCCAATTTACGTTCGTCATGAAGTGGTGCATAACCGCTACGTGGTGGACAGCCTGCGCGAGCGCGGGGCGATTTTCATCGAGCAAATCAGCGAAGTGCCGGACGGCGCGATCCTGATCTTTTCGGCGCACGGCGTTTCCCAGGCGGTGCGCAACGAAGCCAAAGGCCGTGATTTAACGGTATTCGATGCGACCTGCCCGCTGGTCACCAAAGTGCATATGGAAGTGGCGCGCGCCAGCCGCCGTGGTGAAGAGTCCATTCTGATTGGCCACGCCGGCCACCCGGAAGTGGAAGGCACCATGGGCCAGTACAGCAACCCGAAAGGGGGCATGTACCTGGTGGAGTCGCCGGAGGACGTCAGCAGGCTGAACGTCAAAAACGAAGGCAAGCTGTCGTTTATGACCCAGACCACTCTGTCGGTCGATGACACTTCGGAAGTGATTGACGCGCTGCGTAACCGTTTCCCGCAGATCATCGGGCCGCGCAAAGACGATATCTGCTACGCCACGACTAACCGTCAGGAAGCCGTGCGTGCCCTGGCGGACGAGGCGGACGTGGTGCTGGTGGTCGGCTCGAAGAACTCTTCTAACTCCAACCGCCTGGCAGAGCTTGCCCAGCGCATGGGGAAAGCGGCGTATCTGATTGACGACGCGACGGACATTCAGGAAGAGTGGGTGACAGGCGCGAAATGCGTTGGCGTTACCGCCGGCGCGTCCGCCCCGGATGTGCTGGTACAAAACGTGTTAGCCCGCCTGCGTGAGCTTGGCGGCAGCGAAACCCGCGAGCTGACCGGACGCGAAGAAAACATCGTGTTTGAAGTGCCGCGCGAGCTGCGTATCGATGCCAAAGAAGTGTAGGCGTAGGGTGGATAAGCGATAGTGTACGACCGGTCACATAGGTTACAGATCAGACCGGCCACATAGGTAACACATTCAGGCTAATCTATCCGGATGATACTTTGCTTACGTCTGTCGTAGTAAGCAAGGTCCATCCGGTTAAATATAATGACATCCACCCCATCTTCCCGTTCCTCCAGCATCACATATTCCCCCCGTAGCGCCTGATTCAGGAACACACGTTTACCGATGTGTATAACGCCTTTCGGTCCGACCCGATAAATTCGTGCACCCTCCGGATAACTCACCTCCGGCGTTTTTCCGTCCCATTGCCGGGGCGACGGCACCCAGATGCCACCGGGGGTCAGCCCGCCCAGTGCCTCATGTGGCCGTTCCCGGTTAAACTCCTCCCGGTAATGGTCGAACCACGCCTGCTGGGCTTCCAGAGTCGAATGCCGGTTATCGAAGCCCAGGCTGTATTTGAGAGAGCGGTGCATGCGTTCATGGCGTCCGTTTTCCTCCGGATGTCCCCGACGAATACGCTCCGGACGGATGCCAAGCTTAATCAGCCAGACAGCAAGACGACTCAGCCCCGCGATGCCGGTTCCGGCAAACGGCTGGCCGTTATCCGTTTTCAGAACTTCGGGCAGGCCGTATTCCAGGAAGGCTTGCTCCAGACAACCACGGACAAAGGACTCGCTTTCCCTGAAGGTGCCCTGGCAGGCCAGCAGGTAACGGCTGTGGTTGTCGGTCAGGGTGAACGGATGGCAGTAGGCCCGGCTGAGAAGCCGGAACTTGCCCTTGAAGTCCGCGCTCCAGACCTGGTTAACCGTCTCAATGGAGGTCATCGCCTGGCGGTTGCCGGGCGTACGACGACGGTGGACACGGGGAGTAATCAGCCCCTCACGCTGAAGGATATCCCCGATGGTACTGGCGGCAGGAACAGGGAACGGCACGCGGTGATTAATCAGCCAGCCGCGCACCTTTTTCGCGCCCCAGTCGGGATGTGTCAGCCGGATATCGATGAGCTGCTGAATAATGTCAGGCAGGAGTCTGTCAGGATGCGTGAGGCGGGCACGGGATTTATCAAAAAGGGAGATCGGGTCATCGGGGTCAAATCGCTGCAGCCACTTGTAGCCGGTTTTGCGGCTGATACCAAAACGGCGGCACAGGGCCGAGAAAGGTTCCGTGCCCGTCTGGCAGGCACGGATGAAATCAAGACGTTGCATGGGTTGGGTCTCAGTCCAGGGCATAGTGAGTCTCCTCTGCTATACCGTTTATAACTGTTACCCATGTGGCCGGTCTAAAGTGTTACCCATGTGCCCGGTTTGTACCGATAGCGTCATCCACCTTTTTTGCCAGTTTTAAATGGAGAGCTTTGGCTCCCCATTTTGCTAAGCGTCGTCCTCGTCCTGCATTATCGCGCTGCGCCCGCCGTCCCTTACAAGTTTCGTTCTCAAAAAAAATTTGTCTTGTCGCTGGATAAATACATAATTTTCAGCGTGGTAAAAGCGTGGCCGATTCCCTGGCTGGTGCCCGGTGTTAATAACCACTCTGGCTGTGTTTTGATTTGTTATGGAAACCTCGGTGGCTGCGGGCAGGCCGCAGCCTTAAAATTATAGTTGGAAGTCGGTGATAAATTTATCGATAAGTAGGCTGTCTTCGTCGGTGAGCGACCAGCCCGGCCTGCGGCAGTAGTCGCTGGCAATGATCCCGCGCCGCATCAGAATCGTTTTCTCTGCCTGAATGATGTATTCGCAGTGGCTCATCCAGCGCTGGATGTACGGCAGCAGCGCGGTGTGAAGCACTTCGGCCTGCTGTCGTTCACCCTTCAGCCAGTGGCGATAAATACGCACGTAGACCTCGGTAAACGAGCAGCCCGGCATCACGCCCTTGCCGCCCGCTTCGAGCATTTGCAGCATATACAGCCCGGCATAGCCGTTAAGCACGCTGGCCTGCGGTGCCTTAGCCAGAAATTCGCGCGTGTAGTCTACGGGCGGGTTACATTCGATTTTGAAAACGGCATGGGGATAGCGGGCGGCGACCGCTGCCAGCTGCTCCGGGGTAATAGCCAGGCCAGTTTCCCCCGGCGCGTACTGCACCATTACCGGAATATCCACCGCTTCGAGCACGGCAAAAATGTGTTCCTGAATCGCCTGCTGGTTTGGCTGCAGGAAGAAAGGCGGTAGCAGCATCAGTGCATCGGCGCCCAGGCTGGCGTACCGGCGAGCGCGTTTTACCGCCAGCTCCGTACTGTGGTCGGTGACGGACATCGCACGGTAAAGCGGGCTGCCCGCAAGCGTAGTGACAAAAATCTGCGCCAGCCGATCGCGCTCGTGGTCGTCCAGCTTGGGGAATTCGCTGGCGATGCCAAACAGGGTGGTGCCCTGCGCGCCGCTGCCTGCCAGGTGTTCCAGCAGGCGAATCAGGCTCGCCTCATCGATTTCACCGCTGGCGGTAAACGGCATGGCGGATATCGGGTTTACGCCGATGATATCCTGCGCCGCATAGTGCTTTTGCATCAGTCTTCCTCCCTGTCCGCCAGTACCGCGCCCTGAGCGGCAGGTAATGCCCAGCGGCGATATAACCGTAGGAAGCCGCGCGGAACCTCTTTGTTTACCGGCTTCCAGTTTTCGCGGCGGGCCGCCAGCTCGGCTTCGCTGACGTGCAGGGTCAGCTGGCGCGTGGGGATATCAATGGAGATTTCATCGCCGTCTTGCACGAGGCCCAGCTCGCCGCCGTCCACCGCTTCCGGCGAGATATGCCCGACGAACAGGCCGCGGTTAGAGCCGGAGAAACGCCCGTCGGTGATCAGCGCACAGGTATCGGATAGGCCCATCCCCTCGAGTGATTTCATCGGCTTATACATCTCGGGCATTCCCGGCCCGCCTTTTGGCCCCTCGTAGCGCAGCACCAGCACGCTGCCCGACTGGATCTGACCGGACATTATCGCGTCCACGGACTCCTGCTCGCTGTTAAAGACGACGGCAGGCCCACGGAACACCATTAGATTCTCCGGCACGGCTGCGGGTTTCACCACGCAGCCGAGCGGAGATAAATTACCGTGAAGTACGGCTACGCCCGCTTCGTTACGTACCGGGATAGCAAGCGTATGGATGACTTCCGGGCGGCAGCTTCGCTGCGTTTGGGCGAGCAGCTCACGCTTGGTTTTGCCCGCTACCGTCAGCGCATCCAGATTCATCAGCCTACTGATTTCATACTCCACGGCCCGCACGCCTCCCGCTTCCCAGAAGTCGATCATATCGTGCTCGGAAGCCGGATAGAGTGAGGCAACCAGCGGCACATGATGGCTGAGCTCATCAAACGCAGAGAGCGGCAAATGGCCCAGCTCGGCTTCATAGTAAATGGCCTGCAGATGCAGAATCGCGTTCGTGGAGCCGCCGGTCGCCAGCAGATAAACCATCGCGTTGCGGATAGAATCCGGCGTGATGATCTGGCGAGCGTTAACCCCGTCCAGCACCAGCCTGACGGCCTGACGGCCCGTTTCTACGGCGCATTCGCGACGCTCCTGCGAGACGGCGGGCAGGGTGCTGCTGCCCGGCAGGCTCATGCCCAGCACTTCACCGATGCAGCACATGGTGTTAGCGGTGCCGTACATGGTGCAGGAGCCTGGCCCCGGCTCGGCAATGTTCTCGATATGCGCGAACTCTTCTTCAGTGATTTCGCCACGTTTTTTCCAGCCGATGGCCTCGGTGACGATATTGCCGTCCCAGTGTTTACCTTTGTATTCAGCGGGATACATTGGCCCACCGTTGACCATAATCGCCGGGATATCCAGCCGCGCGGCGGCCATCAGCATCGCCGGAACGATTTTGTCGCAGGAGCCAAGCAGCACCATGCCGTCGAAACGGTGGGCGCGCATCATCACTTCAATGGAGGCGGTGATAACCTCGCGAGCGGCGAGAATATAGCGCATGCCAAGGTGACCTTCAGCGATGCCATCGCACGGGGCAATGGTGCCAAAGACCATGCCGACGCCGCCCGCCTCTTCAATTCCCTCCAGCACTTTGGCCGTCAGCTCGTTAAGATTGACGTGTCCCGCCGTCGCGTTGGTGTAGCTGTTCACCACGGCAATCACCGGGCGGCGAAGCTGCTCATCGCTATGGCCCATTGATTTGTACAGCGCACGTTTCAGCGCGCCGTCGTCACCTTCAAGGATTGGGTTGAAATGTGTGCCACAGCTGGCACATCCTCCACATCCACTCATAATTTCAGTCTCTTTTCTTAGCGGCGAAGAGCCGCATTGTCAGGGTGTGCAGCGTCAGGCTGCGCGGTGTTCTGTTCAGGGACAGCGATAACTTTTTTCGGGTTTGCGAGACGGGCCGGCAGGGCCAGAATCAGCGGGGCGCAGAGCAGCAGGAAGCCCGCCAGAATGTACAGGCCAAGGTCGGTGCGGCCGGTGGCATCTTTCAGCCAGCCCAGCACCGTTGGGCCAAAGAAGCCCGCCAGGTTGCCCACGGAATTAACGAAGGCAATCCCGGCTGCGGCGGCCGTGCCGGAAAGCAGAGCGCCGGGCAGGCTAATATAGGTAGGGATCAGCGCCAGGGTGCCGGACATTGCGACGCAGATCCACGCCATCATCCAGAAGGTGGAGCTGCTGCAATAGGCGCTTAAGGCAAGGCCCACGCAGCCAATCAGTGCCGGAATGGCGATATGCCAGCGGCGCTCCTGCTTCAGGTCGGAGTGGCGGCTGTTCCACACCATAAAGGCCGCGCCAAAGAGGTAGGGCAGGGCGGCGAGCAGGCCGATGTAGAAATCGTCGTTCACGCCGGAGCTTTTGATAATCGACGGCAGCCAGAAGTTGATGCCGTAATAGCCGATATTGAAGCTGAAAAACACCAGCGCCAGCAGCCAGACGTAGCCGTTAGCGAGCATGCCCTTCAGGCTGCTGTCCACCTTGCCCCGGTTGGCCCGTTCGCGGTTGACGGCATCTTTGCGCAGGTCGTCAAAGACAATCTGCTTCTCTTCGTCGCTCAGCCATTTGGCGGATTTCACGTCGTTATCCAGGTAGCGCAGCACCACGAAGGCCAGCAGGAACGACGGAACGGCTTCCACCAGGAACAGCCACTGCCAGTTATGCAGGCCGCCGACGTCCTCAAACAGCTTGAGGATCAGGCCCGAAAGCGGGCTGCCGATGATGGTGGAAAGCGGGGTGACGAGGATAAACAGCCCGAGCGTGCGGGCCGAACGCCATGACGGGAACCACAGCGTGAGGTAAAACACGATGCCGGGGAAGAAGCCCGCTTCTGCCACGCCGAGCAGGAAGCGCACGACGTAGAACTGCGTTGGCGTGGTGACAAACATCATGCCTGCGGAGAGCACCGCCCAGGTTGCCATAATTCTGGCTATCCAGAAGCGGGGGCCGAAGCGCTGCATCAGCAGGTTACTCGGCATCTCAAACAGGAAGTAGCCGATAAAGAAAATCCCGGCCCCCAGCCCGTAGACAGTGTCGCTGAATCTCAGCGCATCCTGCATGTGCAGCTTGGCGAAGCCGACGTTTACGCGATCCAGATAGGCGAAGAAGTAGCAGAGGATTAAAAAGGGAATCAGGCGTCGCGTGATCTTACTGTAAACCCGCGACTCAGCGGCTTTGGCCGATGATTTGCTGTCCAGCGTCTCGTTCATAGTCTTTCTCCAGAGGTGTAAATTGCCCGAGCCTCGTCGGCCCGGGTCTGTAGGGTTATTGCTTCGAGCTATGTGCGGTAGCCGCCTGGGCCAGATAGCGATGATTTTGCTTCGCGCACTTACGCCAGGCCTGCTGGTATGCGAGAGCCCGGTCCCTTAGCGTGTCGATGTCCATGCCTGCCTGGTACAGGCCGCCGCCAAGGCCAAAGCCGTTGGCACCGGCTTGAATGTAGCTGCGCATCTGGGCCGCATCGGGCTGGATGCCGCCTACCGGCAGGAGAGCGACTTCTGCCGGGATAACCGCGCGGAAGGCTTTAGTGATTGCCGGGGTGATCTGCTCCGCCGGGAAGAGCTTCAGCGCGCTGGCCCCGGCGCTGATTGCGCTGAAGGCCTCGCTTGGCGTCATCACGCCCGGCAGGCTGACCATTGCGCGCCTTACTGAATGGGCGATCACGTCGGGATCACAATTCGGGGAGATGATCAGCTGCCCGCCGCAATCGGCAACCCGATCCACCTGCTCCACGCTCAGCACGGTTCCCGCTCCCACGTAGCCACGATCGCCTGCGGCTTCGCGCATCAGGCTGATTGATTCGTAGGGGGACGGGCTATTGAGCGGCACTTCAAGATAGCGGAAGCCGCAATCGAGCAGAGCTTCCGCCGCCTCTGCGGCCATGTCTGGCGTGATGCCGCGCAAAATAGCCACCAGCGGCAGAGGCTCCTGCTGCCAGCGCTGAAGAAACGATGTCGGGTTCATGATGCGTTTTCCTGAAGAAGGGAATAGAGGTGGCACAGGCCGCGAATAAAGCAGTCATCTCCGTTAACGGGGACAAGATCTAAACCGATATGGCCTGCCGCCAACTGATAGCGGGCGGTGAGCGAAGGGCTGCCAACCAGCCAGGCACGCTGCGCGCCGGGTAAAGCCAGCAGCTCGTAGCCGATAAGCAGGCCGGAAAGGTAGCTGTGGGCGTGCGCGTCCGCTATCTCGCCGGCAAGGCGGCGGGTGCGGGCAGAGAAAATTAAATGGCTGAAGGGCGCACCGTGCAGGGCTGTCGAGACGCCGAGCAAAAAGGCATTTTCATCTTCCTTCTGCTGCGGCAGGGCGCGTCCGAGGATTGAATGCTTGCTGAGCAGTGCGAACAGCTCGCCGCTCATAAACGTGGAGAAGGCGGCTATCTCACCGTTGATCATCTGCGCGTGCTTGCTGTGCGTACCCGGCAACAGCGCAAAGTGCTGCTCCGCCGGATGCAAAACGCTCAGGCCTAAAAGCTGCACTTCTTCGCCGCGCATCACGTCTGGCTGGCCAAACTGGCTGGTGCCGCTGACACCGGGCACTATCCACGCCGGGCTGCCCCATGAGGTGTCGATTCTTCGCGTTCCCTCAATAAGGCTGCGCGCCGTGGCGGGAAGCGGGGCGTAGGAAACCTCAAACCAGCCTTGCTGCGAGCCAACCATCCCCGCCAGCACGATCGGCACGGCAGGACAGGCCTCAAGCCACGGCTGAATAAGACATTGCAGCGTGCCGGCAAACTCCCCCAGCCTTACGGACAGCAGCCCGCAGGCCTGATTTATGTGGGCAACCTGAACCTCGTCCTGCATTAAAAATGCGCGGAAGTTCGTGGTGCCCCAGTCGATAGCGATCCAGTGTCTTTTCATGTCAAGTAATACAAACCTAGCATTCTTGTAATACAAGAATGCTAGAGCAAAAAACACTCAGGATCTGTGAGGACGATCGAAATTACGTCAGAAGGGGATCAGATGATGTGGTCGAACATTTCCGGACGATCGTGCCAGATGCGCTTCTTCGCGGCGTTAAGCACGATGCTGCGCATCTGCTGGCGAGCCTGATCTACCTGCCTGAGGCGGATGGCGTCGAACAGACGGAAGTGTTCATCGATGGCGGTTTTCGTCTGGCGCACGTCTTTCTCAATCGTTTGCCGGAAGGAGAGCTCCATTGCGGCAGACAGGGCGTTGCCGAGGGCGAGCAGGAAAGGATTATGCGTGGCGCGCAGTAACGCCTGGTGGAAAGCCAAATCGCCTTTTTCAAACAGCTCGCGCTCCGCTTCAAGCTGGCCCTGGCGCATCAGGTGCAGCGCATCTTCCATTGCGGCAAGGTCGTGGCCGTTGGCGTTTAGCGCCGCAAGCGTGGCGACGTTAGGCTCGAAAATCAGACGGGTGACCATCAGCTGTTCGACTACCTGCAGATCGACTTCGCCCTCGGAGAGCCAGCCCAGCACGTCTATATCCAGTAGGCTCCACTGTTCCCGGCCGTTAACCGTGCTGCGCTTTTTCGCCTGAATGGAGATCAGGCCCTTTGCCGCCAGCACCTGCAGGGCGTTGCGCACCGACGTCCGGGAAACGTCATATTCCTGAGCCAGCTCGTTTTCGCCCGGCAGCGAAAGCCCCGGCGCGAGATCGCCATGCATGATGCGGCGCGCAAGGTGCTGCGTAACGGATTCAGAAATACTTGCCTGCGTGACTTTCATCGTAATTTCCCGGCCAGGACTAAATACAGAAACGAGCTACATAGTAAGCTAAGAGCGGCGTATGTGCCTAATAAGCTTAAAAGAGAGAGCGACTTATGGAAAGAATGCCCATCATCCTGGATACCGACCCCGGTATTGACGACGCCGTTGCTATTGCCGCGGCGCTGTTTGCCCCGCAGCTCGATTTAACGCTGATGACGACCGTTGCGGGTAACGTTTCGGTAGAGAAAACCACGCGTAACGCATTGGCGCTAATGGAGTTCTGGCAGAGCGACATCCCTGTGGCAAAAGGGGCGGCAACGCCGCTGGTGCGTAAACTGCGGGATGCCGCTTACGTTCACGGTGAGTCGGGCATGCAAGGGTATGCGTTCGTGGAGCATGCGCGTAGGCCGCTGGCTATGCCTGCTTTTGAAGCTATTTATCAGAGCCTGAAGGCCAGTGATGAGCCCGTCACGCTGGTCACTATCGGGCCGCTGACCAATATCGCTCTGCTGCTCACGCAGTACCCGGACTGCAAAGACAAGATCAAACGCCTGGTGATGATGGGCGGATCCGCCGGGCGCGGTAACTTCACGCCGAACGCGGAATTTAATATCGCCATCGATCCCGAAGCCGCCGCGCGGGTATTTGAAAGCGGGCTGGATATCGTAATGTGCGGGCTGGACGTGACCAATACGGCGCTGCTTAGCCCTGAATATTTGCAGCAGCTTCCCGGCCTGAATAAAACCGGCAGGATGCTCCACGCGCTGTTTAGCCACTACCGTAGCGGCAGCATGGCGACCGGCCTGCGCATGCACGATCTCTGCGCGATTGCGTTCCTGGTAAAACCAGAATTGTTCCGCGTGCAGAACTGCTTTGTGGCGGTTGAAACCCATGGCGAATACACGGCGGGCACCACGGTTGTGGATCTTGAGGGTCGGTTTGCGCGCGAGCCCAACGCCCGGGTTGCGTTAGGGCTGGACGTTGCGGGATTCCAGGCCTGGGTGGCAGAGGTGCTGGCGCTGGCACCTTAAATAATGCGAGGTAGCTCGACTTTCTCCGGCTTGAAGGCTTCGGTTAATCGATTAACCGTTTATACTGGCTATGCAGTTCTCCTTGGGCCGGAGAAAGTAAATGAGTACATCTATCAGCATGCCTCCGGGCGTGGCGTTTCTTACTGGCCAGTTCTCGGGCGGTAACGTTATTAAAAAAGTAACCCGCTGCGGCGATCTAAGCGGCGTCTTCCACGATCTTAACGCCTGGCAGGCTATTCCCGCCGATACGCCAGTCTATGAAGTTGAAATGCTGGACTCGCCGCAGGGCGAAGGCGAGCTGTACGTCGGTATGACGCACCTGCATCCTGGCCTGATAGGCGATGAGTTCTACATGACTCGCGGACATTTCCATCAGCGGCGTGAGCAGGGGGAGGTCTATTTCGGCATTCGCGGCAGCGGCCTGCTGCTGCTGCAAAACGAGCGGGGCGAGGCGAGGCTGGAGCAGGTCTCACCCGGATCCGTCCATATCATTCCTGGAAATACCGCACACCGTCTCATCAATACCGGTACTGAAATTCTCTCCGCACTTGCCGTCTGGCCGACAATTGCCGGGCACGATTATCTTTCTCTGGCCGGTGGCTTCGCGCTGCGCGTGACCGGGCATGAAGGAAAAATCCAGGCGAAGGAGGTGCAAAATGGCTGAATCAGCGCGCAGTTTTGGTCTGGATATGACGATTCACCACTCGCCGATGGGCTTCAGCTACGGCGAAGAGGTGATCGGCCCGGTGCCGGAGATCCGCACGCTGGATCAGATCCGGGCTTCTCTGCGGGATCCGATGTGCGACGGCCCCGAGGATGTGTACGCGATTGTGATGGACGTGGCCCGCCTGAAAGATCGCGAGGAATTAAAGAAGCGGATGCTGCTGTTCGGCGTGGTGACCTACGCCAGCGGGAGGCTGGGGGACGAGCCGATTCGCAGTCAGGGACATATTCACCGCATCAGCGGGCACAGCGGCTGGTCGCCGCCGGAGCTGTATGAGATCTGGCAGGGCAAAGGGATTATCTATATGCAGGAGTTCGTGGCGGACGATCCGGGCCGCTGCTTCGCCGTCTGCGCAGGGCCGGGGGAGAAGGTGCTGGTTCCGCCGGGCTGGGCGCACGCCACCATTTCAGCTTCGCCGGATGAAC encodes the following:
- a CDS encoding glucose-6-phosphate isomerase family protein; amino-acid sequence: MSTSISMPPGVAFLTGQFSGGNVIKKVTRCGDLSGVFHDLNAWQAIPADTPVYEVEMLDSPQGEGELYVGMTHLHPGLIGDEFYMTRGHFHQRREQGEVYFGIRGSGLLLLQNERGEARLEQVSPGSVHIIPGNTAHRLINTGTEILSALAVWPTIAGHDYLSLAGGFALRVTGHEGKIQAKEVQNG
- the ispH gene encoding 4-hydroxy-3-methylbut-2-enyl diphosphate reductase — translated: MQILLANPRGFCAGVDRAISIVENALAIYGAPIYVRHEVVHNRYVVDSLRERGAIFIEQISEVPDGAILIFSAHGVSQAVRNEAKGRDLTVFDATCPLVTKVHMEVARASRRGEESILIGHAGHPEVEGTMGQYSNPKGGMYLVESPEDVSRLNVKNEGKLSFMTQTTLSVDDTSEVIDALRNRFPQIIGPRKDDICYATTNRQEAVRALADEADVVLVVGSKNSSNSNRLAELAQRMGKAAYLIDDATDIQEEWVTGAKCVGVTAGASAPDVLVQNVLARLRELGGSETRELTGREENIVFEVPRELRIDAKEV
- a CDS encoding 2-dehydro-3-deoxy-6-phosphogalactonate aldolase, whose amino-acid sequence is MNPTSFLQRWQQEPLPLVAILRGITPDMAAEAAEALLDCGFRYLEVPLNSPSPYESISLMREAAGDRGYVGAGTVLSVEQVDRVADCGGQLIISPNCDPDVIAHSVRRAMVSLPGVMTPSEAFSAISAGASALKLFPAEQITPAITKAFRAVIPAEVALLPVGGIQPDAAQMRSYIQAGANGFGLGGGLYQAGMDIDTLRDRALAYQQAWRKCAKQNHRYLAQAATAHSSKQ
- the rihC gene encoding ribonucleoside hydrolase RihC, producing MERMPIILDTDPGIDDAVAIAAALFAPQLDLTLMTTVAGNVSVEKTTRNALALMEFWQSDIPVAKGAATPLVRKLRDAAYVHGESGMQGYAFVEHARRPLAMPAFEAIYQSLKASDEPVTLVTIGPLTNIALLLTQYPDCKDKIKRLVMMGGSAGRGNFTPNAEFNIAIDPEAAARVFESGLDIVMCGLDVTNTALLSPEYLQQLPGLNKTGRMLHALFSHYRSGSMATGLRMHDLCAIAFLVKPELFRVQNCFVAVETHGEYTAGTTVVDLEGRFAREPNARVALGLDVAGFQAWVAEVLALAP
- a CDS encoding MFS transporter; this translates as MNETLDSKSSAKAAESRVYSKITRRLIPFLILCYFFAYLDRVNVGFAKLHMQDALRFSDTVYGLGAGIFFIGYFLFEMPSNLLMQRFGPRFWIARIMATWAVLSAGMMFVTTPTQFYVVRFLLGVAEAGFFPGIVFYLTLWFPSWRSARTLGLFILVTPLSTIIGSPLSGLILKLFEDVGGLHNWQWLFLVEAVPSFLLAFVVLRYLDNDVKSAKWLSDEEKQIVFDDLRKDAVNRERANRGKVDSSLKGMLANGYVWLLALVFFSFNIGYYGINFWLPSIIKSSGVNDDFYIGLLAALPYLFGAAFMVWNSRHSDLKQERRWHIAIPALIGCVGLALSAYCSSSTFWMMAWICVAMSGTLALIPTYISLPGALLSGTAAAAGIAFVNSVGNLAGFFGPTVLGWLKDATGRTDLGLYILAGFLLLCAPLILALPARLANPKKVIAVPEQNTAQPDAAHPDNAALRR
- a CDS encoding 2-dehydro-3-deoxygalactonokinase, encoding MKRHWIAIDWGTTNFRAFLMQDEVQVAHINQACGLLSVRLGEFAGTLQCLIQPWLEACPAVPIVLAGMVGSQQGWFEVSYAPLPATARSLIEGTRRIDTSWGSPAWIVPGVSGTSQFGQPDVMRGEEVQLLGLSVLHPAEQHFALLPGTHSKHAQMINGEIAAFSTFMSGELFALLSKHSILGRALPQQKEDENAFLLGVSTALHGAPFSHLIFSARTRRLAGEIADAHAHSYLSGLLIGYELLALPGAQRAWLVGSPSLTARYQLAAGHIGLDLVPVNGDDCFIRGLCHLYSLLQENAS
- a CDS encoding glucose-6-phosphate isomerase family protein, whose product is MAESARSFGLDMTIHHSPMGFSYGEEVIGPVPEIRTLDQIRASLRDPMCDGPEDVYAIVMDVARLKDREELKKRMLLFGVVTYASGRLGDEPIRSQGHIHRISGHSGWSPPELYEIWQGKGIIYMQEFVADDPGRCFAVCAGPGEKVLVPPGWAHATISASPDEPLTFGALCDREYGFEYEAVRAYKGLAWYPLLQDEHIAWQHNRNYMPGRLQVTSPRIYSEFGITDEPLYQQFIEEPARFQFISKPGMAAQKWMNFHP
- a CDS encoding FadR/GntR family transcriptional regulator, yielding MKVTQASISESVTQHLARRIMHGDLAPGLSLPGENELAQEYDVSRTSVRNALQVLAAKGLISIQAKKRSTVNGREQWSLLDIDVLGWLSEGEVDLQVVEQLMVTRLIFEPNVATLAALNANGHDLAAMEDALHLMRQGQLEAERELFEKGDLAFHQALLRATHNPFLLALGNALSAAMELSFRQTIEKDVRQTKTAIDEHFRLFDAIRLRQVDQARQQMRSIVLNAAKKRIWHDRPEMFDHII
- a CDS encoding integrase core domain-containing protein encodes the protein MPWTETQPMQRLDFIRACQTGTEPFSALCRRFGISRKTGYKWLQRFDPDDPISLFDKSRARLTHPDRLLPDIIQQLIDIRLTHPDWGAKKVRGWLINHRVPFPVPAASTIGDILQREGLITPRVHRRRTPGNRQAMTSIETVNQVWSADFKGKFRLLSRAYCHPFTLTDNHSRYLLACQGTFRESESFVRGCLEQAFLEYGLPEVLKTDNGQPFAGTGIAGLSRLAVWLIKLGIRPERIRRGHPEENGRHERMHRSLKYSLGFDNRHSTLEAQQAWFDHYREEFNRERPHEALGGLTPGGIWVPSPRQWDGKTPEVSYPEGARIYRVGPKGVIHIGKRVFLNQALRGEYVMLEEREDGVDVIIFNRMDLAYYDRRKQSIIRID
- a CDS encoding dihydrodipicolinate synthase family protein gives rise to the protein MQKHYAAQDIIGVNPISAMPFTASGEIDEASLIRLLEHLAGSGAQGTTLFGIASEFPKLDDHERDRLAQIFVTTLAGSPLYRAMSVTDHSTELAVKRARRYASLGADALMLLPPFFLQPNQQAIQEHIFAVLEAVDIPVMVQYAPGETGLAITPEQLAAVAARYPHAVFKIECNPPVDYTREFLAKAPQASVLNGYAGLYMLQMLEAGGKGVMPGCSFTEVYVRIYRHWLKGERQQAEVLHTALLPYIQRWMSHCEYIIQAEKTILMRRGIIASDYCRRPGWSLTDEDSLLIDKFITDFQL
- the ilvD gene encoding dihydroxy-acid dehydratase, with translation MSGCGGCASCGTHFNPILEGDDGALKRALYKSMGHSDEQLRRPVIAVVNSYTNATAGHVNLNELTAKVLEGIEEAGGVGMVFGTIAPCDGIAEGHLGMRYILAAREVITASIEVMMRAHRFDGMVLLGSCDKIVPAMLMAAARLDIPAIMVNGGPMYPAEYKGKHWDGNIVTEAIGWKKRGEITEEEFAHIENIAEPGPGSCTMYGTANTMCCIGEVLGMSLPGSSTLPAVSQERRECAVETGRQAVRLVLDGVNARQIITPDSIRNAMVYLLATGGSTNAILHLQAIYYEAELGHLPLSAFDELSHHVPLVASLYPASEHDMIDFWEAGGVRAVEYEISRLMNLDALTVAGKTKRELLAQTQRSCRPEVIHTLAIPVRNEAGVAVLHGNLSPLGCVVKPAAVPENLMVFRGPAVVFNSEQESVDAIMSGQIQSGSVLVLRYEGPKGGPGMPEMYKPMKSLEGMGLSDTCALITDGRFSGSNRGLFVGHISPEAVDGGELGLVQDGDEISIDIPTRQLTLHVSEAELAARRENWKPVNKEVPRGFLRLYRRWALPAAQGAVLADREED